In Aphelocoma coerulescens isolate FSJ_1873_10779 chromosome 3, UR_Acoe_1.0, whole genome shotgun sequence, a single window of DNA contains:
- the FABP7 gene encoding fatty acid-binding protein, brain: MVEAFCATWKLVDSHNFDEYMKALGVGFATRQVGNVTKPTVIISSEGDKVVIRTQSTFKNTEISFKLGEEFDETTPDDRNCKSVVTLDGEKLVHIQKWDGKETNFVREIKDGKMVMTLTFGDVVAVRHYEKA; the protein is encoded by the exons ATGGTCGAGGCTTTCTGCGCCACCTGGAAGTTGGTGGACAGCCACAACTTCGACGAGTATATGAAGGCACTGG GAGTGGGGTTTGCAACACGGCAGGTGGGGAATGTGACTAAACCCACTGTGATTATCAGCAGCGAGGGGGACAAAGTAGTGATCAGAACTCAAAGCACTTTCAAAAACACAGAGATCAGCTTTAAACTTGGAGAGGAATTTGATGAAACTACCCCCGACGATAGAAACTGCAAA TCAGTTGTGACCCTGGATGGAGAGAAGCTAGTGCACATACAGAAATGGGATGGCAAAGAGACAAACTTTGTGAGAGAAATAAAGGATGGCAAAATGGTAATG ACTCTCACCTTCGGTGATGTGGTTGCTGTTCGTCACTATGAGAAAGCGTAG